In Ureibacillus thermophilus, the genomic stretch TGATTGACCTTTATTTTCTTTTTTCCATTGCACAAAACGCATAATTTGCGCAGCACCAGTAATCCAAGAACCGACGATAACGAATGCTAAACCAAGGTAGAATACAACGTGTGCTTGCAATGGTGCATAGAATGTATAAAGCACGGAAGCTTCATTTGTAAGAATCATAGCTGCTGCTGCCACTAAACCAATTGTAGCAACCCAGAAACCAATCCAGCCGATTGTGCGTTGTTTATCAGTGAATGTACCGCTAGTGCGGCTGACAGCAGCTGTTTGGAAACCAAGAATGAAGAAAGTTGTTAAAACAAGTCCGAGTAAAACGCCGTGAACTGTCAATACTTGATAGTAGTTAAGAAAACTAGGAAGTTCATAGGCACCAGAACGAACTAAAACTTGTAAAAGTCCAGCTGTACCACCTAAAAATACGGCTATGAATGCAACATAAATATAAGCTAATGCTAATTTTCCGTCTTTTCGATCAACATTTTTTAAACCTGAAGATACAGATTTTTGCACTGTTTCCTTAGTTGTTGTCATCTGGGTCCACCACCTTTAACGTAGAGTACATCAATGCGTGACCTGTACCACAATATTCGTTACATACAATTGTATACGTTCCAGCTTTATCTAAAGTTGTAATTTTTTCAGATACATAACCAGGTTCAAGCATCAAGTTGATGTTTGTGCCTGCAACCTCAAAGCCATGAATAACGTCTTTTGTAGTTGCAATGAAACGCACTTTAGAACCAACTGGGATTTCAATTTCCATTGGATTGTAAGCAAATGCTTGAGCAACAAGTACAACTTCATAATCCCAATCTTTTCCTTCTACTTTGTGAACCCCAGGGTTATTAAACGGTTCAATTTCATCAACATTTTCATAGTTGATGATCCATTTTGAATTATTTGGATGAGTCCCGCTATGGAATGCGCTGACACCAAGGATGATAAGGAATACGATAAGTGTTCCTGTACCAAATACTAACCACCATTTCTCATACTTGTGTATCTCCATTGTTTTCCCTCCCAACTTAAGTATTGCATTCGACATCAAGTGTTTAGAAGCGTCCAATGTACAGGTCGAATGCAATTACCCAGAAGATGATAATAATAATACCTACACCAAAGGTTGCAATTAGAGTACCTTTTAAATCTTCTTCAGATGAAGGCTTTTTAGGATTTGCCATGTCTCTCCCTCCTAAATCTCTATAAGTTACTTCAGATTCATCATAATAAAAATAATAAGGCTAAGATGTGATAAAAATCACAGTTCTAGAATGGAAATGTGAAATTACTGTGAAAGCTAATTCTTTATTTTTTGCTGTTTTTGTTGGCCATTTTCTGTTTGTTAGCGGAAACAGCAATAGAAGTATTGTTAATACTGCTTTTTTAATCAATTGAGGAACATGGTAAATGTTGGGGATTCAAATAATTCATTTTCCTTTTAATTGAGAAAGGGTTTCATCTATTTTTATTTTTTTATATAATCATTGATAAAGATTCTCAAAAAGAAAGGGAATGTTTGAATGGTTTACTTATTCATTGCCCTGGCCTTTGCCATTTACTGTTGGATCGGGACATACATTTTGAAAAACGTGACAAAATAGTGCCAACCATTATAGAGGGGCACTATTTTTATTTAAAAAAATCTCTTTTTTCCCGGAATCTTTTCGATTTTATAGCGATTTTGCATTGAAACCGTGTTAATATTATAATTGTGACAAAATGAAGTCAAAGGGGTATTTATTGCATGGGTACTTTTGATGAAAAATTAGAGCAACTGTTAGAACAAGCAGCCATCCAATACATAATCTTTCAGCAAAATGAAGATGAAGAACGCATGGAAAAACTTCATCTATTTGCGAAAAAACTATTGCAAAAAGAATATGTCATTGGATTTGCCGGCCACTTTTCTGCGGGAAAATCCAGCATGATTAATGCATTATCCGGTGAAGATATTTTAGCATCTAGCCCGATTCCGACGAGTGCCAACATTGTAAAGGTGCATAAATCGGATGAAGATTTTGCCATTTGTTACATGAAAAATGATAAGCCTGTGAAATTTGAAGCTGGCTACGATATAAAAACGGTGAAAGAGCTTAGCAAAAACGGAGAGCTTGTAACTCAAATCGAAATCGGGCATAAAGATTCGAAATTGCCTGTTGGTGTAACTGTAATGGATACTCCGGGAGTCGATTCCACAGATGATGCTCACCGCATGAGTACAGAATCTGCATTGCATATTGCGGATATCGTCTTTTATACGATGGATTACAACCATGTGCAATCAGAATTAAACTTTCAATTTACGAAACAATTAATGAAATACAATCCGAATGTGTACTTGATTGTAAACCAAATCGATAAGCACAACGAACAGGAGCTTTCCTTTGAAGAATATAAAGAAACGGTTTACAACTCCTTTAAAGCATGGGGAGTGGAGCCAAAAGGCATTTTCTTCACATCGCTAAAGCAGCTTGATCATCCGCACAATGATTTTGAGAAAGTCAAAAACATTGTCATGGATTCCATGGATCATTGGCAAGAACGTTTGATTGAAACAGCCGAAAATACATTGAAAAAAATGCAAAGTGAACATTTAGCCTATTTAGAAGAGGAGAAAAACTCCCTCTTTGAAGAGCATGCAGACATTTTATCACGAGATGAATGGGAAAATCGCGAAGATATTATAGAGCAATATGAAAAATTGAAATTGCAGACGGCGCTTTTCTCTATTGAAAATTGGGAAGAAAGCTTCAAAGAAAAGCGGAATGAATTGCTTGAAAATGCGGCGATTATCCCTGCAGATTTCCGGGAGAAATTGCGGCTTTATTTGGAAAGCCAACAGGAAGGATTTAAAGTAGGCGGTCTATTCGGCTGGAAAAAGAAAACCCAGGAAGAAATCGAACGCCGCAAAAATGATGTGTATGACCAATATCAAAGCATTTTGCAATCCCAAATCATCGGCCACATGAAAACTTTGATGAAACAACAGTTGAAAGATGTCGGCGCATTGACAGATGAAAGGGCAAGCGAAATCGATGCAATGGCTTTTGATGTGCCATTTAGTCTTATTGAAGATTGTGTGCAAAAAAACGCCATTGTAACTGGAGATGCGGTGTTGAACTTTGCCAATCGTGTAAGGGAAGCAACCCGCCGCTACTTCATTCGTGAAACGGATGCTTGGAAGGAAAGCCAAATTCCGATCTTAAAAGAAATCAGTGAAACAGCTCAAGCACCAGTTCAGCAAAAATTAAAAAATTTAGAGAAAAAAGCGAAAGCGATTCAAAGCATTGTGAGAATAGATGAACAAAAAGAATTTTTGGAAAGACAGCTTGTACATGCTTCCAAAAATACGAGAGATGATGCGAAAAAACAAAAAGCCCAATGGGAAAACCGTTTCGAACAAGAATTAAAAGAAGTCCGATTGTTCGACCCTTCCATGTTGAAAAAAGAAGAGAAAGAAGAAGTGTTTGTGGAAGGGCAAGAAGAACGTACAAGTCTTTCCGTGCAAGGAGAAGAAGTCGTTGAAAGCGCAGTGCGTACAGCCAAACTCGTCCGCCAAGTTGAAGGATTTGAAGAAGTGGCAGACTTCTTATTGAAAAAAGTAGAAAGACTTGAACATAAAGACTTTACAATTGCCTTATTCGGCGCATTTAGTGCGGGTAAATCCAGTTTCTCCAATGCGTTGATGGGTGAAAAAGTATTGCCGGTTTCTCCAAACCCGACAACAGCAGCCATCAATAAAATACGGCCTGTTGATGAACAGCATCATCATGAAACAGCCGATGTGCAACTAAAAACAAAAGAACAAATGCTGGAGGATATTCAATTCGCATATGAAGCAATCGGCCTTGCGGTAGGCTCGCTTGAAGAGGCGTATAATCGGGCCGATGAAGCATTGAATGTGGAGCTGAAAGATGAGCGCCTCAATGTTCATAAATCCTTTATACGCGCTTATAAAGAGGGATATCCAACATATGTCGAAAAACTTGGTGAAGTTCTTCGCGTCAATCGGGAAGAATTTGAACGCTTTGTTGCGGAAGAACGGCGCTCTTGCTTTGTCGATAACATCAACTTCTATTATGATTGTCCTTTAACGCGCATGGGTGTAACCCTTGTCGACACACCGGGAGCAGATTCCATCAATGCCCGCCATACAGGGGTGGCTTTCGAATATATCCGAAATGCCGACGCAATTCTTTTCGTCACATACTACAATCATGCCTTTGCGAAGGCTGACCGGGAATTTTTGATTCAATTAGGCCGCGTAAAAGATGCCTTTGAATTGGATAAAATGTTCTTTATTGTGAATGCCATCGACTTAGCGAAAGATGAAGAAGAAGCGGAAGAAGTAAAAGCATACGTACGCAATGAATTGCAGCGCTTTGGCATCCGCTTCCCTAAATTGTACGGTGTATCCAGTTTGCTTGCTTTGCGAGAAAAGCAGGAAAAAGCGGAATATTCATCAGGCATGCAGCAATTTGAAGAGGCGTTTTACCGCTTTTTAAATGAAGACCTTGCATCCATTGCCATTCAAGCGCTTCATGAGGAAGTGGAAAAAACTCATCAACGTTTATCAGATTTAATTACACAAACAGAGGAAAACTTAAAACGGAAAGATGAGCGGTTAGAAGAACTCGCCCAATTAGAAAATTATGTAGAGAAGCATTACAGCAGTGCGTCTACTAGCATGATTGAAAGCGATACGAAACAAGAGTTGGATGAATTATTATACTATGTGTTGCAACGGGTATATTACCGTTATCCAGACTTCTTTAGAGAAAGTTATAATCCATCCACTTTTGCAGCTATGTCGCCGCAGGAAGCTTTAAGCAAAGCGCTTAAAGAAACGTTGAGTTCATTAAAATTTGACTTTGCCCAAGAACTTCGGGTAACGAACTTCCGTATTAGCCAATTTATTCAAAAACAAATTAAAGAGCGGTTTAAAGAGGAAAGCCGTTCATTAAAAGAAATGAACCCAAGTTTTTCATTCATCGCTTATGAATTTGAAGATGCGCAATTATTGGATTTTGAAGGCCCATTTGAAGACTTTAACAAATATGCTTCCGTAAAATCTTACTTTAAAAATACGAAATCCTTCTTTGAAAAGAATGAGAAGGAGCATTTAAAACAAGCATTGGAAGATATGACAAAACCAGATGCAGAAAAATATTTAGAAGAGGAAAAACAACGAATCATGGATTGGGCCCGTGAGCAAATTGCTAAGGAAGCGGAACGATTGCGCAAGCATATTTACCATCAGGCCATGAATCAAATTCAAACAGAGCGCTTGCTATTGCAAGAAGAAAGCCGCTTAGCAGTATGGAAAGAAATTTATCAACAATTACAAAAAGTGGGAGCTTAAAAGCCAAAGAGGTTTGGACAAATCTAAAAAAAGAGGCTGGGACAAAACTAGCTTCTAGATAGGAAAAAGGAGAATTTGAGCCAACTCAAATTCTCCTTTTTTCCATTTATCCCCATTGTTTTTGGTTNNNNNNNNNNNNNNNNNNNNNNNNNNNNNNNNNNNNNNNNNNNNNNNNNNNNNNNNNNNNNNNNNNNNNNNNNNNNNNNNNNNNNNNNNNNNNNNNNNNNAACGGCTGGAAGGCTTCATCTGGAATACTTTCAACTAAATGGTGAATGTGGAAGGCAATATCATTTTCTTGTAATTTTATTTCTAAATCTAGAGGCAAAACTAATTGATTCATGTTATAATATTTGAACATAAGGACCCTTCTTTCTGTTGGTTTTGGTGGTAACTTAATTTTAACAGAAGAGGTCCTTATTTTTTATTGAAAAAATGAAAAACAGCCCATGAAATTTCATTCCAAAATTTCATGGGCTGTTTCCATTTTAGAGGGGGTTTTGTCCCAGCCTCTTTTTTGATATGTTAATAAAAATTGATTTCCGTTCCGGGGACGCTTTCCGCGGGCCCGGCTAGACTCTCCTCTGATTCATTCCTTCGCTCCTCGTGGTCTCGAGAGGGCTCGTCGCAGGAAAACTTTGCTTTATGACTAAGCGTGCGCGACAGGAACTCGCCCCGTCACTCCAATCAATTTTTCGTTAGTTCAATTTTTTATCAAAACTCTTGCAGCTGCCCCTATAATTTTTGGTTTATGTCCCAGCCTCGTTTTTGATATTTGATAAAAATTTTCATGTGCTCCATTGTAACTTTTTCCATTATCATTCGACTAATAATACGAAAACGGAAATAGAAAGGGGAGAGAGTATGAAGAAAACTTTGTCGTGCCTTTGTGCTTTGGCGCTTATGGGCAGCTTGACCATATTGCCTTTTAATGCAGAAGCGCAAGCAATGAATCCAAATGAAACGGTTGAAGTAAAGGCGGAGCATCAATTCAATTATTTTAAAGTGAGTGGTACGATTAGCAAAATTTCCGAAAAACAAGACGGGCTTTTCATTGCAACCATTGATTCGGAAGAAAATCCATTTGCCTTTTACTTTAACGAAGAAACATTGATTTTTGATAATGCAGGGAAAAAAGTTTCTTTAAAAGAAGGCATGACGATCACAGCCTATGTGGACAGTTCAAGGCCGATGATAATGATTTACCCTCCTCAATATTCGCCGGATGTTGTCATTGTGCAAACTGAAAATCCTGGCACAGTGCAGCTGGATCAATTTGATCAAAACTTTTTAAATTCAGCAAAAGACTTAGTGATTCATTTAAATGAAAAAACCGAAATGATCAACTTATCTGGAACGAAATTGAATAAAGAAGCTGTGAACGATAAAGAAGTATTGATTTTCTATGAAGTAGTGCTCGAAAGCTATCCGGCCCAGACCAGCCCATCTAAAGTGATTGTGTTGGAACGGGATGAAAATGAGCAAAAATCTTCTGAGACCGAGAAGGCCTATAAATTGGCGGAAGAAGATTACTATATGATCAACGGTGTAAAAATGGTGCCGCTCCGAATAATTGCAGAACAGCTGGGATACCGAGTAGATTCCACTGGAAATGGAG encodes the following:
- a CDS encoding cytochrome c oxidase subunit II, coding for MEIHKYEKWWLVFGTGTLIVFLIILGVSAFHSGTHPNNSKWIINYENVDEIEPFNNPGVHKVEGKDWDYEVVLVAQAFAYNPMEIEIPVGSKVRFIATTKDVIHGFEVAGTNINLMLEPGYVSEKITTLDKAGTYTIVCNEYCGTGHALMYSTLKVVDPDDNN
- a CDS encoding dynamin family protein, giving the protein MGTFDEKLEQLLEQAAIQYIIFQQNEDEERMEKLHLFAKKLLQKEYVIGFAGHFSAGKSSMINALSGEDILASSPIPTSANIVKVHKSDEDFAICYMKNDKPVKFEAGYDIKTVKELSKNGELVTQIEIGHKDSKLPVGVTVMDTPGVDSTDDAHRMSTESALHIADIVFYTMDYNHVQSELNFQFTKQLMKYNPNVYLIVNQIDKHNEQELSFEEYKETVYNSFKAWGVEPKGIFFTSLKQLDHPHNDFEKVKNIVMDSMDHWQERLIETAENTLKKMQSEHLAYLEEEKNSLFEEHADILSRDEWENREDIIEQYEKLKLQTALFSIENWEESFKEKRNELLENAAIIPADFREKLRLYLESQQEGFKVGGLFGWKKKTQEEIERRKNDVYDQYQSILQSQIIGHMKTLMKQQLKDVGALTDERASEIDAMAFDVPFSLIEDCVQKNAIVTGDAVLNFANRVREATRRYFIRETDAWKESQIPILKEISETAQAPVQQKLKNLEKKAKAIQSIVRIDEQKEFLERQLVHASKNTRDDAKKQKAQWENRFEQELKEVRLFDPSMLKKEEKEEVFVEGQEERTSLSVQGEEVVESAVRTAKLVRQVEGFEEVADFLLKKVERLEHKDFTIALFGAFSAGKSSFSNALMGEKVLPVSPNPTTAAINKIRPVDEQHHHETADVQLKTKEQMLEDIQFAYEAIGLAVGSLEEAYNRADEALNVELKDERLNVHKSFIRAYKEGYPTYVEKLGEVLRVNREEFERFVAEERRSCFVDNINFYYDCPLTRMGVTLVDTPGADSINARHTGVAFEYIRNADAILFVTYYNHAFAKADREFLIQLGRVKDAFELDKMFFIVNAIDLAKDEEEAEEVKAYVRNELQRFGIRFPKLYGVSSLLALREKQEKAEYSSGMQQFEEAFYRFLNEDLASIAIQALHEEVEKTHQRLSDLITQTEENLKRKDERLEELAQLENYVEKHYSSASTSMIESDTKQELDELLYYVLQRVYYRYPDFFRESYNPSTFAAMSPQEALSKALKETLSSLKFDFAQELRVTNFRISQFIQKQIKERFKEESRSLKEMNPSFSFIAYEFEDAQLLDFEGPFEDFNKYASVKSYFKNTKSFFEKNEKEHLKQALEDMTKPDAEKYLEEEKQRIMDWAREQIAKEAERLRKHIYHQAMNQIQTERLLLQEESRLAVWKEIYQQLQKVGA
- a CDS encoding copper amine oxidase N-terminal domain-containing protein, with the translated sequence MKKTLSCLCALALMGSLTILPFNAEAQAMNPNETVEVKAEHQFNYFKVSGTISKISEKQDGLFIATIDSEENPFAFYFNEETLIFDNAGKKVSLKEGMTITAYVDSSRPMIMIYPPQYSPDVVIVQTENPGTVQLDQFDQNFLNSAKDLVIHLNEKTEMINLSGTKLNKEAVNDKEVLIFYEVVLESYPAQTSPSKVIVLERDENEQKSSETEKAYKLAEEDYYMINGVKMVPLRIIAEQLGYRVDSTGNGAVVSKGCTFFLLTRGTATYVHNQTTKTFAESPALLEPRKTYVPYEFIKELVDHY